In a genomic window of Gloeocapsopsis dulcis:
- a CDS encoding FMN-binding glutamate synthase family protein — translation MDSKQVLKTSSTYTPEAIAAIQERAELGRYMIRGYGALRNVPRFDDLVFLTTSLTRLPLEGYREKCTTKTFIGTRHAKRPMELKIPITVAGMSFGALSYNAKVALGRAATLLGTSTTTGDGGMLPAEREASSKLVYQCLPSRYGFNPTDLKKADAIEIVVGQGAKPGGGGLLLGQKVNKVVAGMRTLPEGVDQRSPCRHPDWIGPDDLKIKIEELREATDWEIPIYVKMGATRVKDDVKLAVKAGADAIVLDGMEGGTAATQSIFQEHAGIPTLPALVQAVEALQEIGVYGEVQLIISGGIRSGPDVAKALALGADAVSLGTATLIAMGCNKPVYIEDYHKLGTEPYHCHHCHTGMCPVGITTQDAELMQRLPIDEATTYVANYLQSLVMEVQSLARACGKSDVHNLEREDLVALTLEASAMAKLPLAGTDFIVGQ, via the coding sequence ATGGATAGCAAACAAGTATTAAAAACAAGTAGTACATACACACCCGAAGCGATCGCCGCAATTCAAGAACGTGCAGAATTAGGGCGCTATATGATTCGCGGTTATGGGGCGTTGCGTAATGTGCCACGATTTGACGATCTCGTTTTTCTGACAACTTCCCTAACGCGACTTCCCCTCGAAGGCTACCGCGAGAAATGCACCACGAAAACATTCATAGGTACGCGCCATGCTAAACGCCCGATGGAGTTAAAAATTCCAATTACAGTTGCAGGAATGAGTTTCGGCGCACTGTCTTACAATGCCAAAGTTGCCCTAGGGCGCGCTGCAACACTCCTGGGAACCTCAACAACAACAGGTGATGGTGGGATGTTACCTGCTGAACGCGAAGCATCTTCCAAGTTGGTTTATCAGTGTCTCCCTTCCCGCTATGGCTTTAACCCAACTGATTTGAAAAAAGCTGATGCAATTGAAATTGTTGTCGGGCAAGGTGCAAAACCTGGTGGTGGTGGCTTATTACTAGGGCAAAAAGTTAATAAAGTCGTCGCTGGAATGCGGACGTTACCCGAAGGAGTCGATCAGCGATCGCCGTGTCGTCACCCTGATTGGATTGGTCCTGATGACTTAAAAATAAAGATAGAAGAATTGCGCGAAGCAACTGACTGGGAAATTCCAATTTACGTCAAAATGGGTGCTACCCGCGTTAAAGATGACGTCAAACTTGCCGTCAAAGCTGGTGCAGATGCGATCGTCCTTGATGGCATGGAAGGCGGAACCGCTGCGACACAAAGTATTTTTCAAGAACATGCTGGAATCCCCACGCTTCCCGCACTTGTGCAAGCGGTAGAAGCTTTACAAGAAATCGGCGTTTATGGAGAAGTACAGCTAATCATTTCTGGTGGTATTCGTTCAGGACCTGATGTTGCTAAAGCTTTAGCATTAGGTGCAGATGCTGTCAGTTTAGGTACTGCAACTCTAATTGCCATGGGGTGCAACAAACCTGTTTACATAGAAGATTACCACAAACTCGGTACTGAACCTTATCACTGTCATCACTGTCATACCGGAATGTGTCCTGTAGGTATCACCACCCAGGATGCAGAATTAATGCAAAGGCTACCAATCGACGAAGCAACAACCTACGTTGCAAATTACTTGCAATCCCTAGTCATGGAAGTGCAAAGCTTAGCCCGTGCTTGCGGTAAATCCGACGTCCACAACCTCGAACGCGAAGACTTAGTCGCACTCACCCTCGAAGCTTCCGCAATGGCAAAATTACCACTCGCAGGTACAGATTTTATCGTGGGGCAGTAA
- a CDS encoding protein glxC: MHQTVPQQTLIDCANLTTREINQKLKALASESIPTKLLNPAGRHNLAVGITQIAISIAGPVGYYCGGLSDNINIEVFGDCGWSVGENLMSGNITIHGNASANAAASAHGGKICILGNAGSRAGISLKGATLIVTGNVGYSSAFMMQQGCMIVCGNAGANLADSIYEGTIFVGGEINSLGADAKLEPMSDADWQFLEHELAALNISAKDYNFKKVICAKQLYHFKAKDWANY, from the coding sequence ATGCACCAAACAGTTCCCCAACAAACCCTTATCGACTGCGCAAACCTCACCACCCGCGAAATCAATCAAAAACTCAAAGCCCTAGCATCCGAAAGTATCCCCACAAAACTCCTCAACCCCGCAGGAAGACATAACCTCGCCGTCGGCATCACCCAAATTGCTATCTCAATCGCAGGACCCGTAGGATACTACTGTGGGGGTTTAAGCGACAATATCAATATCGAAGTTTTCGGTGACTGTGGCTGGTCAGTAGGCGAAAATTTGATGAGTGGTAACATCACCATTCACGGCAATGCCTCGGCCAACGCCGCCGCATCTGCCCACGGAGGGAAAATTTGCATTCTCGGTAACGCAGGATCGCGTGCAGGAATTTCGCTTAAAGGCGCAACATTAATCGTGACTGGCAATGTCGGCTACAGTTCAGCATTTATGATGCAGCAAGGATGCATGATTGTTTGTGGCAACGCCGGAGCTAATTTAGCAGATTCGATCTACGAAGGTACAATTTTTGTCGGTGGAGAAATCAACTCACTGGGTGCAGACGCCAAACTTGAACCGATGTCTGATGCTGATTGGCAATTCTTAGAACACGAACTAGCTGCACTCAATATAAGTGCCAAAGACTACAACTTTAAAAAAGTCATCTGTGCTAAACAACTGTATCACTTCAAAGCGAAAGACTGGGCGAATTATTAG
- a CDS encoding amidophosphoribosyltransferase — protein sequence MCGIAGIIYRKSELYKNLGIDLLQLIQPLETRGPDSCGVGIYSNSVPHNIKLLLFAAEQAAWEEVKSWLHSQARVIKFDVIGSGRRIILDTSNKTLDLAEFKQHLATQFPQIHLMSIGQLLEIYKEVGTAENLFQRYQLKGFAGSHGIGHTRMATESVVDTYHSHPFTSAPDLCLVHNGQISNYYKLRFSLEKKGIAFETDNDSEAIAHYIRYQLLQGFSLEQALQNLLNDIDGTYTFLVATPDKIALVRDKFAAKPAAIYETPEMIAIASEYRCFLNLPHYNPNAKISEPDAGEIKIWSTTNKPSPHLELV from the coding sequence GTGTGTGGTATAGCAGGAATTATTTATCGAAAATCTGAGCTATACAAAAACTTAGGTATCGATTTACTGCAATTAATTCAGCCACTAGAAACACGAGGACCTGATTCGTGTGGGGTAGGAATTTATAGTAATTCAGTTCCACATAATATAAAACTCCTATTATTTGCTGCTGAACAAGCAGCTTGGGAAGAAGTAAAAAGCTGGTTACACAGTCAAGCTAGAGTTATTAAATTTGATGTTATTGGTAGTGGTAGACGGATCATTTTAGACACAAGTAATAAAACTTTAGATTTAGCAGAATTTAAGCAACACCTAGCTACTCAATTTCCCCAAATACATTTAATGAGTATTGGACAGCTATTAGAAATTTATAAAGAAGTTGGCACAGCGGAAAATTTATTTCAAAGATATCAATTAAAAGGCTTTGCAGGAAGTCATGGAATTGGACACACCCGCATGGCAACAGAATCTGTTGTAGATACCTATCATTCACATCCCTTCACCTCAGCACCAGATTTATGCCTTGTACACAATGGTCAAATTTCCAATTACTACAAACTGCGATTTTCTCTAGAAAAGAAAGGCATTGCATTTGAAACCGACAACGATTCCGAAGCGATCGCCCACTACATCCGCTATCAACTCCTCCAAGGCTTCTCCTTAGAACAAGCCCTCCAAAATCTCCTCAACGATATCGACGGCACATACACATTTCTCGTCGCCACCCCAGACAAAATTGCACTCGTCCGCGACAAATTCGCCGCCAAACCAGCAGCAATTTACGAAACCCCAGAAATGATTGCGATCGCCTCCGAATACCGCTGCTTCCTCAACCTTCCCCACTACAACCCCAACGCCAAAATCTCCGAACCCGACGCCGGAGAAATCAAAATTTGGTCAACCACTAATAAACCCAGCCCACACCTAGAACTCGTCTAA
- a CDS encoding GntR family transcriptional regulator, producing the protein MTSPVAVNSKLPLHLAISEKLREQIYSSDYSPGEQLPSEHQLMLQFNVSRITVRRAIANLVNQGLVISHRGKGVFVKDRKKVTRSLSNPLIFFDEDMARQGSTASIRSLSFETVVPSPKVCKQLQLDDGTLQVYCQKKVILTDQIPVAVDITYIPFDLGKTFATELQSSLIYPTLDSNGVSIEHVETIIECTHAPHEVSDYLDIPLGAPLLVNSYIAYTTGEKPVICGETLSRADTLCYSVTLTKQNTTI; encoded by the coding sequence ATGACATCGCCAGTAGCAGTTAATTCTAAACTTCCTTTACACTTAGCAATTTCAGAAAAGCTACGCGAGCAAATTTATAGTAGTGACTACTCTCCAGGAGAGCAACTTCCTAGCGAACATCAGTTGATGTTGCAGTTTAACGTTAGTCGGATTACAGTACGACGAGCGATCGCCAATCTCGTTAATCAAGGGCTAGTCATTTCGCATCGCGGTAAGGGTGTCTTTGTCAAAGATCGCAAAAAAGTCACGCGTTCCCTTTCTAACCCTCTGATCTTTTTTGATGAAGACATGGCGCGACAAGGTTCTACCGCCAGCATTCGTAGCCTCAGCTTTGAAACAGTCGTACCTTCACCCAAGGTGTGTAAGCAGTTACAGCTAGATGATGGTACACTACAAGTTTACTGTCAGAAAAAAGTCATTCTCACCGATCAAATTCCTGTTGCAGTAGACATTACTTACATTCCCTTCGATTTAGGTAAGACATTTGCAACAGAACTACAATCAAGCTTAATTTATCCGACACTCGATAGTAATGGTGTCTCAATTGAACATGTAGAAACAATCATTGAATGCACCCATGCGCCCCATGAAGTCAGCGACTATCTAGATATTCCCCTGGGCGCACCATTACTTGTAAATAGCTACATTGCTTATACAACAGGAGAAAAACCTGTCATTTGTGGTGAGACGCTTTCTCGTGCAGACACATTATGTTACTCAGTAACGTTGACCAAGCAAAATACTACTATTTAA
- a CDS encoding NAD(P)/FAD-dependent oxidoreductase, with amino-acid sequence MVETADVVVVGGGCIGASIALHLAQNQAGKVVLLEQKELANGASGKGIGIIRTHYTHPVLAELAYLSQQRFHNFKQLFGGYESGFDPCGYYVLVGNADVATLKAVVQMHQSMKINVDLIDLAEVQARVPHLNLDDVAAAAYEPFSGYGSPPQTTLAFAQRAVDLGVEVLTQTPVQDIELDAVGIHGVVTSKGAIATRTVVDCVGPWARKLTQSLGLDFPVNPVVEHVVVVERPLEFSHHPVVSDLVNLCYSRSDPHQPYTRIGNSDPKYHSQFMLQDADDFHGQIYPQITEELQQKLIQRYPVLEKAKVVDQYSGIWGVTPDYQPIIDYLKHIPGLYCAVGFSGHGYKLSPIIGELMSQFILGDRSVMDKLKIFRFSRFQEDDLVKSPITYGKAKGLR; translated from the coding sequence ATGGTTGAGACAGCAGATGTTGTTGTAGTGGGGGGAGGTTGTATTGGTGCATCTATTGCGTTGCATTTAGCTCAAAATCAAGCTGGAAAGGTGGTGCTGCTAGAACAAAAGGAACTGGCAAATGGTGCATCGGGTAAAGGTATTGGTATTATTCGCACACACTATACGCACCCTGTTTTAGCAGAGTTAGCATATCTATCTCAACAACGATTCCACAATTTTAAACAACTTTTTGGTGGATACGAGAGTGGTTTTGATCCTTGTGGATACTACGTTTTAGTCGGAAATGCAGATGTAGCAACTCTCAAGGCTGTTGTGCAAATGCATCAATCAATGAAAATTAACGTAGATTTGATTGATTTAGCAGAAGTTCAAGCTAGAGTTCCTCACCTCAATCTTGATGATGTTGCCGCTGCTGCTTATGAACCATTTTCAGGTTATGGTAGCCCGCCACAAACAACGCTAGCTTTTGCACAACGTGCTGTAGATTTAGGAGTAGAAGTTCTCACACAAACACCTGTTCAAGATATTGAGTTGGATGCAGTAGGAATTCACGGTGTCGTTACAAGTAAGGGTGCGATCGCCACGCGCACTGTTGTTGATTGTGTTGGTCCTTGGGCAAGAAAACTTACTCAAAGCTTAGGCTTAGATTTTCCTGTTAATCCTGTTGTGGAACACGTTGTTGTCGTAGAAAGACCCTTGGAATTTTCGCATCACCCTGTTGTTTCTGACTTAGTGAATCTCTGCTACTCACGCTCAGATCCGCATCAACCTTATACGCGAATTGGTAATTCTGATCCTAAATATCATTCGCAATTTATGTTACAAGATGCTGATGACTTTCACGGACAAATTTATCCGCAAATTACTGAAGAATTGCAGCAAAAACTGATTCAGCGCTATCCAGTTCTCGAAAAAGCTAAAGTTGTTGATCAGTATTCGGGAATATGGGGCGTGACACCAGACTATCAACCGATTATTGACTATCTCAAGCACATTCCAGGGTTATACTGTGCCGTTGGTTTTAGCGGTCATGGTTATAAACTTAGCCCCATAATTGGTGAACTGATGAGTCAATTTATCTTAGGCGATCGCTCTGTGATGGATAAATTAAAGATCTTTCGCTTCAGTCGTTTTCAAGAAGATGACTTAGTTAAATCACCTATCACTTATGGTAAAGCAAAAGGATTGCGCTAA
- a CDS encoding S-layer homology domain-containing protein: MSKILKTLMQAAIASPLVFTASLYSSNALAQIPSTPTNSAQQGCLSGYPDGTFRGDRPVTRYEFAAGLNACLDRVNQLLPNRDLATRAEFEALIQRQRELNAEIRELNGRVGNPPDTKD; this comes from the coding sequence ATGTCTAAGATATTAAAAACTCTGATGCAAGCTGCGATTGCATCTCCCCTGGTATTTACAGCAAGCCTTTATAGCTCAAATGCCCTAGCTCAAATACCAAGCACTCCAACTAATAGCGCACAACAAGGTTGTCTTTCAGGGTATCCTGATGGAACATTCCGAGGCGATCGCCCAGTGACACGCTACGAATTTGCCGCAGGGTTAAACGCTTGCTTAGACCGAGTAAATCAACTGCTTCCCAATCGCGATCTAGCCACACGCGCGGAATTTGAAGCTTTAATTCAACGCCAGCGGGAACTCAACGCCGAAATCCGAGAACTCAACGGAAGAGTAGGTAATCCACCAGACACAAAAGATTGA
- a CDS encoding cytochrome P450, whose amino-acid sequence MNNQKILDGPSPSLIGRRINMLWWIFNPLAILEKRYQQYGDIYVIAKNTSPQVVYISNPEALQQIFSAPAGTFDSSGANNVLLPLLGDRSLILLDGAAHQRQRKLLMPPFHGDRLKTYGETIRQITQQVISQWEVGKSFNVRAAMQEISLRVILSVVFGLDEGDRFEELRKLLTRLLDGVGSPISSMLLFFPSLQKDWGMWSPWGRFLRLRSQIDQIIYTQIKARRESDSKHDDILSLLLDARDEDGQPMTDKELRDELVTLLFAGHETTASALSWALYWIDNLPEVREKLLQELDTLPAADPSAVIKLLYLNAVCCETLRIYPIAINTFPRIVKSPIDIMGYHFEPGTLLLPSTYLTHHREDLYPEPKCFKPERFLEKQFSPYEYLPFGGGNRRCIGLAFAQFEMKLVLATILTQYDLQLANKTAIKPTRRGLTVAPSAHLRMVVKQLRSQKSPALV is encoded by the coding sequence ATGAATAATCAAAAAATTCTAGATGGTCCAAGTCCATCCTTAATAGGTCGTAGAATCAATATGCTGTGGTGGATTTTCAATCCGCTAGCAATACTAGAAAAACGCTATCAGCAGTACGGTGATATTTACGTTATCGCCAAGAACACGTCACCGCAAGTCGTTTATATTAGTAACCCCGAAGCACTCCAGCAAATCTTTAGTGCGCCAGCAGGAACTTTTGACAGTAGCGGTGCAAACAATGTTTTATTACCTTTACTAGGCGATCGCTCGCTCATTTTACTCGATGGTGCAGCGCATCAACGCCAGCGTAAGTTATTGATGCCACCATTTCATGGCGATCGCTTAAAAACGTATGGCGAAACAATTCGTCAGATAACGCAACAAGTCATCAGTCAGTGGGAAGTTGGTAAATCCTTCAACGTCCGCGCTGCAATGCAAGAAATTTCCTTGCGCGTGATTTTGAGTGTAGTTTTTGGATTAGATGAAGGCGATCGTTTTGAGGAACTGAGAAAACTACTGACACGGCTATTAGACGGGGTAGGTTCTCCGATCAGTTCAATGTTACTCTTCTTTCCCTCACTACAAAAAGATTGGGGGATGTGGAGTCCGTGGGGGCGTTTTCTGCGATTGCGATCGCAAATTGATCAAATCATATACACCCAAATTAAAGCAAGAAGAGAATCTGACTCAAAGCACGACGATATTCTCAGTTTACTGCTCGATGCCCGCGATGAAGATGGTCAACCAATGACTGACAAAGAACTGCGTGACGAACTGGTAACATTACTATTCGCGGGACATGAAACAACTGCTTCGGCTTTATCGTGGGCGTTGTACTGGATTGACAATTTACCTGAAGTGCGCGAGAAGTTATTGCAAGAACTTGATACACTTCCAGCAGCCGATCCGAGTGCTGTTATCAAGCTACTTTATTTAAATGCTGTATGCTGCGAAACCCTGCGAATTTACCCGATCGCAATTAATACTTTTCCGCGTATTGTCAAATCGCCCATCGACATTATGGGTTACCATTTTGAACCAGGTACGCTGTTACTTCCTTCTACTTATCTCACGCATCACCGCGAAGATCTTTACCCAGAACCCAAGTGTTTCAAACCCGAACGCTTTCTCGAAAAACAGTTTTCACCTTATGAGTATTTACCCTTTGGTGGTGGTAATCGTCGTTGTATTGGACTTGCTTTCGCGCAGTTTGAGATGAAATTAGTTTTAGCGACAATTCTGACGCAATATGACTTACAACTAGCAAATAAAACAGCGATCAAGCCAACTCGCCGAGGATTGACTGTTGCGCCTTCAGCACATCTCCGGATGGTTGTGAAGCAACTGCGATCGCAGAAGTCTCCTGCTTTGGTTTAA
- a CDS encoding hybrid sensor histidine kinase/response regulator, with the protein MVQNQRTIVIIDDCLEDRDTYHRYLLKDDTYTYQIFGEECGEEGLELCNLVKPDVILLDFLLPDINGLEFLSELQLQMGKTNLPVIMLTGQGNEAIAVQAMKSGASDYLVKGETTAESLRLAIHNAIERTHLQTLLEQSEQRFRTSIETMLDCFGIFTSIRNAGGDIVDFAIEYVNDAACAFNSMSAQEQINASLLTLPLFSQDELFNNFCQVVETGEPLTKEVLFYALDDEKYISKALDIRATKLGDGFVIAWRDITDRKCLEQERAQLLVQEQLARTAAETANKSKDVFLAMVSHELRNPLTAILMYTQLLQSKKLKENQICRAYETIERNVRLQKQLIDDLLDVSRIVSGKLHLNMQFVDLVVILQTAIDTVHPVAEAKDIQLDFTIDSSFTSLSKGEDDSAYPLALLFGDATRLQQVIWNLLSNAIKFTSHHGRIRVELKWSDRTIQVIVSDTGQGISPDLVPHVFERFRQAEGSIKQGGLGLGLAIVQHIVQLHGGSVKVESPGIEQGATFTIELPKTSDRTHTQITSDSLSII; encoded by the coding sequence ATGGTACAAAATCAGCGGACTATTGTCATTATCGATGATTGTCTAGAAGACCGAGATACATATCACCGCTATTTGCTAAAAGATGATACATATACGTACCAGATTTTTGGAGAAGAGTGTGGGGAAGAAGGACTAGAGTTGTGCAACTTAGTCAAACCAGATGTTATTTTATTAGACTTCTTGTTACCTGATATTAATGGATTGGAATTTTTAAGTGAATTACAGTTGCAAATGGGTAAAACCAATTTGCCGGTCATTATGTTAACAGGTCAAGGCAATGAAGCGATCGCAGTGCAAGCGATGAAAAGCGGTGCTTCTGACTATCTTGTTAAAGGAGAAACTACAGCAGAAAGTCTGCGTTTGGCAATTCATAATGCGATTGAACGCACTCACTTACAAACTTTGCTCGAACAAAGCGAACAGCGATTTCGGACTTCTATAGAAACAATGCTTGATTGCTTTGGGATTTTTACGAGCATCCGCAATGCTGGAGGTGATATTGTAGACTTTGCAATTGAGTATGTTAATGATGCTGCTTGTGCTTTTAACTCGATGAGTGCGCAAGAACAAATTAATGCTTCACTTTTAACCCTACCGCTGTTTTCCCAAGATGAGCTATTTAACAATTTTTGCCAAGTAGTAGAAACGGGCGAACCCCTGACTAAAGAAGTTTTATTCTATGCACTCGATGATGAGAAGTACATCAGCAAAGCATTAGATATTCGTGCGACTAAGTTAGGTGATGGCTTCGTGATTGCTTGGCGCGATATTACCGATCGCAAGTGCTTGGAACAAGAACGCGCACAATTATTGGTACAAGAACAACTAGCACGTACAGCAGCGGAAACGGCTAACAAATCTAAAGATGTGTTTTTAGCAATGGTTTCGCATGAGTTGCGTAATCCGCTAACTGCCATTCTCATGTATACTCAACTATTACAAAGTAAAAAGCTCAAAGAAAACCAAATTTGCCGCGCCTACGAAACGATAGAACGCAACGTTAGGTTACAGAAACAACTTATCGACGATCTACTCGATGTATCGCGGATTGTTTCGGGAAAACTCCACCTCAATATGCAATTTGTTGACTTGGTGGTTATCCTTCAAACAGCAATAGACACAGTGCATCCTGTAGCCGAAGCTAAAGATATTCAACTAGATTTTACTATTGATTCTTCTTTTACTAGTCTCAGTAAAGGCGAAGATGATTCAGCTTATCCCTTGGCACTGCTTTTTGGTGATGCAACCCGCTTACAACAAGTTATCTGGAATTTATTATCAAATGCAATTAAGTTCACGTCTCATCATGGGCGCATTCGAGTTGAACTTAAGTGGAGCGATCGCACAATTCAAGTTATTGTGAGTGATACAGGTCAAGGTATCAGCCCTGATTTAGTACCACACGTATTTGAACGTTTTCGCCAAGCTGAAGGTTCAATCAAACAAGGTGGATTAGGCTTAGGACTCGCGATCGTACAGCATATAGTGCAACTTCATGGTGGTTCTGTTAAGGTAGAAAGTCCTGGCATTGAACAAGGCGCAACTTTTACAATTGAACTGCCAAAAACAAGCGATCGCACTCACACTCAAATCACATCAGATTCTCTGTCGATAATTTAA